Within the Candidatus Coatesbacteria bacterium genome, the region TACCCGACGCGGCGGCGCCGCCCTGCTGGACGACGCCGCGGGCATCCGCACCAGCGTCGAGTTCGCCCCGCCGACCACCGGCGGCGCCGGACTACTGCCCGCGGCCCTGGAATGCCTGAACGAGACGGGCCTGACCCCGGCGGACCTCGACGGCCTCGTCGTTTGCGGCGGCCCGGGCTCCTTCACCGGCCTACGCGTCGGCCTGGCCGTGACCCTCGGCCTGGCCGAGACCCACCGCCTGCCCGTCTACGCCCCGGGAAGCCTCGAGGTGCTGCGCTGGAGCGCCCGCGGTGAACTCGAGGACGACGAAGCCGTCCGCGTTCTGCTGGGCGCCGGCCGCGGCCTGGTCT harbors:
- the tsaB gene encoding tRNA (adenosine(37)-N6)-threonylcarbamoyltransferase complex dimerization subunit type 1 TsaB → MRLLALASATRRGGAALLDDAAGIRTSVEFAPPTTGGAGLLPAALECLNETGLTPADLDGLVVCGGPGSFTGLRVGLAVTLGLAETHRLPVYAPGSLEVLRWSARGELEDDEAVRVLLGAGRGLVFTRAFHGASPAGPPELLTLEELAARPAAATYLGAFPADWSAPPGSRRLSGYDWIAPLALADLGRVHLNEGRPIPLEELKPLYLKAPAARPLVEKG